A stretch of the Leptospira kirschneri serovar Cynopteri str. 3522 CT genome encodes the following:
- a CDS encoding lipoprotein LipL36 translates to MRRNIMKIAAVAALTVALTACKSDDDDDDVVMLALLYLADQTSGNCVTLAKSDGNGDGIPTYQATGNTRPKGACNNTFNVTTIVNNPEAVVTSVKASYQAAKDKADAAGTNCSVVSTVLQNAINNATVLKVQQSLAIGTCSTSGGGLTGWNLNPLTFGGNFSVDPAYLGKTVYTCSSEKAKENLLIALSAAGFSTIAGSVATDMATNLSYKQKLTAVSASNFKWTADAAAKGRLINVTELTTVGKSGAAIVAFGAIGTAVALQPASAAATLACGKDLLSKETEDVQKIAFALYDPLAGFNGAMTGGLLDTMITTAQAQSATEVLFTSLTCQYGDFDEEAVGNKQTVGTEANVKISGTCPATYPRY, encoded by the coding sequence ATGAGAAGAAACATAATGAAAATTGCCGCTGTAGCAGCTCTTACGGTTGCTTTAACGGCATGTAAAAGTGACGACGATGATGACGATGTTGTTATGTTGGCACTTTTGTATTTAGCAGATCAAACAAGCGGAAATTGCGTGACACTTGCTAAAAGTGACGGTAATGGGGATGGAATACCTACTTATCAAGCAACTGGTAATACTAGACCAAAAGGGGCTTGTAACAATACATTTAATGTAACTACTATTGTTAACAATCCGGAAGCGGTCGTAACTTCGGTTAAAGCATCTTATCAGGCAGCTAAAGATAAAGCAGATGCCGCTGGTACCAATTGCTCTGTAGTTAGTACTGTTCTTCAAAATGCAATTAATAATGCAACGGTACTTAAAGTGCAACAGTCTCTTGCAATTGGTACATGTTCAACATCAGGTGGTGGTTTAACAGGTTGGAATCTCAATCCTTTAACTTTTGGTGGTAACTTTAGTGTAGATCCTGCTTATCTCGGAAAAACGGTTTATACTTGTTCTTCTGAAAAAGCAAAAGAGAATTTACTAATTGCATTGAGTGCAGCTGGTTTTTCTACGATTGCTGGTTCAGTTGCAACGGATATGGCAACGAACCTTTCATATAAGCAAAAGTTAACAGCGGTTTCTGCGTCCAACTTTAAATGGACTGCAGATGCAGCTGCTAAAGGTCGCTTAATCAATGTTACTGAACTTACAACTGTTGGTAAATCCGGAGCTGCTATAGTGGCATTTGGAGCTATTGGTACTGCGGTTGCTTTACAACCTGCTTCTGCTGCTGCTACTTTAGCTTGCGGAAAAGATCTGTTATCTAAAGAAACTGAAGACGTTCAAAAAATTGCTTTTGCACTTTATGATCCACTTGCTGGTTTTAATGGTGCAATGACAGGTGGCCTTTTGGACACTATGATTACTACTGCTCAGGCACAGTCTGCAACTGAGGTTCTTTTTACTAGCCTTACTTGTCAATATGGTGACTTTGACGAAGAAGCTGTTGGAAATAAACAAACAGTTGGAACTGAGGCAAACGTAAAAATTAGTGGAACTTGCCCTGCAACTTATCCTAGATACTAA
- a CDS encoding DNA-3-methyladenine glycosylase I: MKREKKLKRCAWVTEDPDYVKYHDQEWGVPVHDDRLLFEFLVLEGAQAGLSWITILKKRENFRRAFDDFDVVQVAAYKEKKIQSLLKDQGIVRNELKIRSVIKNAQEFLNIQKEYGTFDRFIWDFVNHKTIYNSWKTTKDIPNKSLESDAMSKALKKRGFKFVGPTICYAFMQATGMIMDHTTDCFRFVKRKV; this comes from the coding sequence ATGAAAAGAGAAAAAAAATTGAAACGTTGCGCTTGGGTTACTGAAGATCCGGATTACGTGAAATATCACGATCAAGAATGGGGAGTCCCTGTACATGATGATCGACTCTTATTTGAATTTTTGGTATTGGAGGGAGCGCAGGCTGGACTTTCTTGGATTACGATTTTAAAAAAAAGGGAAAATTTCAGAAGGGCTTTTGACGATTTTGATGTTGTTCAAGTGGCAGCTTATAAAGAAAAGAAAATTCAGTCTCTTTTAAAAGATCAAGGGATTGTACGTAATGAGTTAAAAATCAGATCCGTTATAAAAAATGCACAAGAATTTTTGAATATTCAAAAAGAGTATGGAACCTTTGATCGATTTATATGGGATTTTGTAAATCATAAAACGATTTATAATTCCTGGAAAACGACCAAGGATATACCGAACAAAAGCCTCGAATCCGACGCAATGAGCAAGGCTCTTAAAAAAAGAGGATTTAAATTTGTAGGTCCCACAATCTGTTATGCGTTTATGCAAGCGACAGGAATGATAATGGATCATACAACGGATTGTTTTCGTTTTGTTAAACGAAAAGTTTAA
- a CDS encoding DUF2804 domain-containing protein → MNLETEIRQETNLCDKSGNLNLNAVGWSKKPIHRCNLSGKYLRKKKWNYWCIYDENFLVSFTISNVDYAGVIFVYWLDRKTGNFEEGTVLTPFGSGVNLGQLVVSNATYIGKNARLQFFREEEGYRLSVNFSLKNKIPIQAEIEVPVSETWETLNVVVPWSKRKFQFTEKLFGVGARGFVRYGAMEYKFEPKSSFACMDYGRGVWPYSTKWNWASMVSHNAGYTIGINLGAGWTDGTGTTENAILINGRIYKIPSDAIFEMDRENWMKPWRLYTKDSQAIDLRFLPEFHRKASTNVGIFASSVHQMIGKFEGVIRLGKNEYKIANGQGWAEDHVARW, encoded by the coding sequence ATGAACTTAGAGACTGAAATAAGACAAGAAACGAACCTTTGCGATAAATCCGGAAATCTCAATTTGAACGCCGTAGGTTGGTCTAAAAAACCAATCCATCGATGTAACTTAAGTGGGAAATACTTGAGAAAGAAAAAATGGAATTACTGGTGTATCTATGATGAGAATTTTCTAGTATCCTTTACAATATCTAACGTGGATTATGCGGGAGTTATTTTTGTATATTGGCTCGATCGAAAAACGGGGAACTTTGAGGAAGGAACCGTTCTAACTCCTTTCGGCTCTGGAGTCAACTTAGGTCAACTTGTAGTAAGTAACGCGACTTATATAGGAAAAAATGCTCGTCTTCAATTTTTCAGAGAAGAGGAAGGTTATCGTCTTTCGGTCAATTTTTCTCTTAAAAATAAAATTCCGATTCAAGCTGAGATAGAGGTTCCTGTTTCCGAAACTTGGGAAACCTTAAACGTAGTTGTACCTTGGTCTAAAAGAAAATTTCAGTTTACCGAAAAGTTATTCGGAGTCGGAGCTCGTGGATTTGTTCGTTACGGAGCAATGGAATATAAGTTCGAGCCTAAATCTTCTTTTGCTTGTATGGATTACGGAAGGGGAGTATGGCCTTATTCCACAAAATGGAATTGGGCTTCTATGGTATCGCATAACGCAGGATATACGATCGGGATCAATTTAGGAGCTGGATGGACGGACGGAACTGGTACAACTGAAAATGCCATTTTAATCAACGGTAGAATTTATAAAATTCCTTCTGATGCGATTTTTGAAATGGATCGTGAAAACTGGATGAAACCTTGGCGTCTTTATACAAAAGATTCTCAAGCGATAGATTTAAGGTTTCTGCCGGAATTTCATAGAAAAGCTTCAACAAATGTTGGAATTTTTGCATCTTCTGTGCATCAGATGATCGGAAAATTTGAAGGTGTAATTAGACTCGGAAAAAACGAATATAAAATTGCAAACGGTCAAGGTTGGGCCGAAGATCACGTAGCGCGATGGTGA
- a CDS encoding YbhB/YbcL family Raf kinase inhibitor-like protein, which yields MKIKWFIFVFLFGVSWLQAEPFQLKSPELTSVKLIANEQVFNGFGCSGNNVSPSLSWTGLPKDTKSIALTVYDPDAPTGSGWWHWVVFNLPSTTTSIPANAGNLEKNLLPKDAIQSRTDFGTSGYGGPCPPKGHKPHRYYFTVYALKDKIPADQNSSGALIGFYINQLKIGEAQILAKYGR from the coding sequence ATGAAAATCAAATGGTTTATATTTGTTTTTTTGTTCGGCGTTAGCTGGCTTCAAGCGGAACCGTTTCAGTTGAAAAGTCCTGAGTTGACATCGGTTAAATTAATCGCCAACGAACAAGTGTTTAACGGCTTTGGGTGTTCCGGAAACAACGTTTCTCCTTCTCTATCTTGGACGGGCCTTCCGAAAGATACTAAAAGTATTGCGTTAACCGTGTATGATCCTGACGCTCCGACTGGAAGTGGATGGTGGCACTGGGTGGTTTTTAATCTTCCGTCTACTACTACTTCGATTCCAGCTAACGCCGGAAATTTAGAAAAAAATCTGCTTCCTAAAGACGCGATTCAAAGTAGAACCGATTTTGGAACATCTGGTTACGGTGGTCCTTGTCCTCCGAAAGGTCATAAGCCGCATCGTTATTATTTTACGGTGTATGCTCTCAAGGATAAAATTCCGGCGGATCAAAATTCTTCTGGAGCTTTGATCGGATTTTATATCAATCAACTTAAAATTGGCGAAGCACAGATTTTAGCAAAATACGGCAGATAA
- a CDS encoding 7TM diverse intracellular signaling domain-containing protein → MKIIKFLRIAFPILITLPAFSETIPWNENQIRLGIYSQILEDPDSSLTIESVQNKEFQQSKQINPSFGFTKSAYWLKFSFHNPEETFKEKLLEVTFPLIDEVILYSPENGTYEQTIVGIEKPFKDRPIESHTFVFPIHAPPGVSTFYLRFKNEDSMQMPLILWEPDAFYKNIRDIQYINGLYFGILIAMAVYNLFLLFTVRDKSYFFYVFYILCFAIFLMSQYGFAYEYLWPEFSWGARRMNPFLAGLLEFSILLFTKDFLDTKNTFPTLHKYNRVLIVLCAMASFSSFFVNLTQGALQVAILGLLTAISILVSGIKTLMSGFRPARYFMIAFSVLLLGGAFYALKTIGAIPVSFVTEYSMQIGSGLEVTLLSLGLGDRISLLIKEKQARLNESFARFVPSKLIHLLGKNEVIQVALGDQIQKEMTVLFSDIRSFTELSESMNPQENFNFLNSYLERMTPAVEKHSGTIDKFIGDAIMALFETNAEDGLMAAIEMHRQLKLYNADRDRHGYKPIETGIALHKGPVMLGTIGSKNRMEVTVISDTVNTASRIEGLTKNYGAKILLSETAFSSLKDPSQFLYRYLGRTFVRGRKEDLSILEFCDTESDEAEQFFKTKSKFERGVFHFFEEEYTFAFNHFRDVLSEYPTDSASAWYLQACRTSLKSE, encoded by the coding sequence ATGAAAATAATAAAATTTTTAAGAATTGCATTTCCGATCCTTATTACGTTACCCGCATTTTCTGAAACTATTCCTTGGAACGAAAATCAAATTCGTCTTGGAATTTACTCTCAAATTTTAGAAGATCCAGATTCCAGTCTGACGATTGAATCCGTTCAAAACAAAGAATTTCAACAATCCAAACAAATAAATCCTTCTTTCGGGTTTACGAAATCCGCTTATTGGTTGAAGTTTTCGTTTCATAATCCGGAAGAAACTTTTAAAGAAAAACTTTTAGAAGTTACGTTTCCATTGATCGACGAAGTAATTCTATATTCTCCCGAAAATGGAACATATGAACAAACTATCGTAGGAATAGAAAAACCTTTTAAGGACAGGCCTATCGAAAGTCATACCTTTGTGTTTCCAATTCATGCTCCTCCAGGTGTATCCACTTTTTATCTTCGATTTAAAAACGAAGACAGTATGCAAATGCCTCTGATTCTTTGGGAGCCTGACGCGTTCTATAAGAATATTAGAGATATTCAATATATTAATGGACTCTATTTCGGAATTCTGATCGCTATGGCTGTGTATAACTTGTTCCTCTTATTTACGGTAAGGGACAAAAGTTATTTCTTTTACGTTTTTTATATTCTCTGTTTCGCTATTTTTTTAATGTCTCAATACGGATTTGCCTACGAATATCTTTGGCCAGAATTTTCCTGGGGAGCCAGACGAATGAATCCATTCTTGGCCGGTCTTTTGGAATTTAGTATTCTGCTTTTTACAAAAGACTTTTTGGATACAAAGAACACGTTTCCCACCCTGCACAAATACAATCGTGTTTTAATCGTTCTTTGTGCAATGGCTTCGTTCTCTTCTTTTTTTGTGAACTTAACTCAAGGAGCGTTGCAGGTCGCGATCTTAGGTCTTTTAACCGCGATTTCCATATTGGTTTCGGGAATAAAAACGTTGATGTCAGGTTTTCGTCCTGCTCGTTATTTTATGATCGCATTCTCGGTCTTACTTTTAGGAGGAGCGTTCTACGCATTAAAAACCATAGGAGCCATTCCGGTTTCTTTTGTTACGGAATACAGTATGCAAATCGGTTCCGGTTTGGAAGTAACCTTACTTTCTTTAGGACTTGGAGACAGAATCTCTCTTTTGATTAAAGAAAAACAAGCCAGACTGAACGAATCCTTTGCAAGATTTGTTCCTTCTAAACTCATCCATCTTTTGGGAAAAAACGAAGTGATCCAAGTTGCGCTCGGTGATCAGATCCAAAAAGAAATGACCGTTTTATTTTCCGATATTCGTTCTTTTACCGAACTTTCTGAAAGTATGAATCCACAAGAAAATTTTAATTTTCTAAACTCTTATTTAGAAAGAATGACACCGGCAGTCGAAAAACATTCCGGAACCATCGATAAATTTATCGGCGACGCGATTATGGCGCTTTTTGAAACAAACGCGGAAGACGGTTTGATGGCTGCTATCGAAATGCATCGTCAATTGAAACTATACAACGCGGATCGAGATCGCCACGGTTATAAGCCGATCGAAACAGGTATCGCCCTTCATAAGGGACCTGTTATGTTGGGTACGATCGGTTCTAAAAACCGAATGGAGGTAACTGTAATTTCGGATACGGTGAACACGGCCTCCCGCATAGAAGGTCTTACTAAAAATTACGGAGCAAAAATACTCTTGAGTGAAACTGCGTTTTCTTCCTTAAAAGATCCTTCCCAATTTCTATATCGTTATCTAGGTAGAACATTTGTAAGAGGGAGAAAAGAAGATCTTTCTATATTAGAATTTTGTGATACAGAAAGCGACGAGGCGGAACAATTCTTTAAAACAAAAAGTAAATTTGAAAGAGGAGTTTTCCATTTTTTTGAAGAAGAATATACTTTTGCATTCAATCATTTTAGGGACGTCTTATCGGAATATCCTACTGATTCTGCATCTGCTTGGTATTTGCAAGCTTGTAGAACTTCTCTCAAAAGCGAATAA
- a CDS encoding TetR/AcrR family transcriptional regulator — protein MKVMDQDEVKHRIMDKALELFLKYGYAKTKMEEIARVLKISRKTLYKHFENKNHLLFEILSHKHNLMSSTLEKISEDDSLSVHEKIQAINEFKISQFPTGANEFILEIRDQAPDHYAYIKEVRMESVAKSVQALVKQGIEKGEIRKDLDPTIFAALLNSAIEMTATPELLLNSPYSMMQLQGEIHGILFYGIMNSSETQSVEKVSSN, from the coding sequence ATGAAAGTGATGGATCAGGATGAAGTAAAACATCGTATTATGGATAAAGCACTTGAGCTTTTTCTAAAATACGGATATGCAAAAACTAAAATGGAGGAAATTGCAAGAGTTCTGAAAATTTCACGTAAAACTTTATATAAACATTTCGAAAACAAAAATCATCTTCTGTTTGAGATTCTTTCCCATAAACATAATTTAATGAGCTCTACTTTAGAGAAGATCAGTGAAGATGATTCTTTATCGGTGCATGAAAAAATCCAGGCCATCAATGAATTTAAAATCAGTCAGTTTCCCACTGGAGCGAATGAGTTCATTTTAGAAATTAGGGATCAGGCTCCGGACCACTACGCTTATATTAAAGAAGTGAGAATGGAATCCGTTGCTAAATCGGTTCAAGCTCTTGTTAAACAAGGGATTGAAAAAGGGGAAATTCGTAAGGATTTGGATCCTACGATTTTTGCGGCGCTTTTGAATTCAGCGATCGAAATGACTGCAACTCCAGAGCTTCTTTTAAATTCTCCTTATTCGATGATGCAATTACAGGGAGAAATTCACGGAATTTTATTTTATGGAATTATGAATTCTTCGGAAACTCAATCCGTAGAAAAAGTTTCAAGTAATTAA
- a CDS encoding efflux RND transporter permease subunit, translating to MSLASLSIQRPIFVTCTVLLILVAGYLSLSKLGVDLFPNVTIPVVTVTVPYPGAAPNEIETLIAKPVEDELSTISGVKRVRAVCNEGVGTVIVEFTLETDVKYAEQQVRDKVSSVKPKLPNDAKEPVIRRIDPADQPIVIVALRAELPDAELYDIANEEVKQILLSTKDVGNVTIYGGRKREIHVELDRNKLKEHMIPASVVSNRLASGGMNIPAGKVSKTDKELVYRTINEFQSPEEIRDTPISLFGNEVPIKIGQLGEVKDTVEDETSRAYLNGRKAVFLMVYKQSGSNTVAVAQSVKKKVLEINQDLLKRNGSPELTSTNDSSITIDNNIYDVKETIIIGIILTIIVVLLFLGSVRSTLITGLALPNSLLGAFILMAIAGFTVNVMTLLALSLAVGLLIDDAIVVRENIFRHREMGKTAREASIEGTKEVTLAVIATTMTVIAVFMPIAFISGIVGQFLREFGLTVCFALLISLYDALTIAPMLSAYFGGKVGNHAHNSSSESIPEITTKAVKGKTKGATTLEEIAYSKIRSQNKTSKGILSTVFSPIVFVLGKLEVGLDSILSIFNVFQSWLEEKYASVLKFTLKRPFFILSGAVLIFVVSLVLTKFIPKTFLPAQDEGKFTVTLDMPPGTSLEKMSQIALQVDQKIRSYKEIKIVSMFNTNRSTNMFVEMVPSKDRKMNTTQFKAFLRKELTEFSFANPIVKDVDNVGGGQRPFTLTVSGQKREVVEDYAKKLFERLQKSPALLDVDTSYRTGAPEFRVVPDREKEVLLGVPGTIIGSELRTLVEGTTPAVYRENGVEYDIRVRLKDSQRDLKENFYSSFVPNFNNRLIPIQNVAKAEESTGLATINRLNRNKAVEIYADVNPKGPGMGGAMEEVAKISQTEIPLPSGVKIGYSGQAESFKEMGVSMAIAMGLGILFIYMVLASLYESFITPIAIMLVLPLALCGAFIALFITQKSLDIFSMIGLIMLIGVATKNSILLVDFTNQLLSQGKEMKEAIIEAGRERLRPILMTSFALIAGMLPIAIGLNEASRQRTSMGVAIIGGLISSTVLTLVVVPAAFSYIEKLNQMVRRNSPNPDA from the coding sequence ATGAGCTTGGCTTCGCTTTCGATTCAAAGACCGATTTTCGTCACTTGTACGGTCTTACTCATCCTGGTCGCGGGATACCTTTCTTTGAGCAAGTTGGGGGTAGATTTATTTCCCAATGTAACGATTCCGGTCGTGACCGTAACTGTGCCTTATCCAGGTGCAGCTCCTAACGAAATCGAAACACTAATTGCAAAACCGGTTGAAGACGAACTATCTACGATTTCAGGAGTGAAAAGAGTTAGAGCGGTCTGTAACGAAGGAGTGGGGACCGTTATTGTAGAATTTACTCTGGAAACTGATGTAAAATATGCAGAACAACAAGTTCGGGATAAAGTATCTAGTGTTAAACCGAAATTACCAAATGACGCAAAAGAACCAGTCATCCGAAGAATCGATCCAGCGGATCAACCAATCGTAATCGTTGCACTGAGAGCCGAATTACCGGATGCGGAACTCTATGATATTGCCAATGAAGAAGTGAAGCAGATTCTTCTTTCCACCAAAGACGTAGGAAACGTAACCATCTACGGAGGACGTAAAAGAGAAATTCACGTAGAACTAGATCGGAACAAACTCAAAGAACATATGATTCCAGCTTCGGTCGTGTCCAATCGACTTGCTTCGGGAGGTATGAACATTCCCGCCGGAAAAGTTAGTAAGACCGATAAGGAGCTTGTATATAGAACGATCAACGAATTCCAATCTCCCGAAGAAATCAGAGACACTCCCATCTCTCTTTTTGGAAATGAAGTTCCTATTAAAATCGGACAATTAGGAGAAGTCAAGGATACAGTTGAAGACGAAACCTCCCGTGCTTATCTAAACGGTAGAAAAGCCGTTTTTCTAATGGTATATAAACAGTCCGGATCTAATACGGTTGCGGTTGCACAATCTGTAAAAAAGAAAGTTCTAGAAATCAATCAAGATCTTTTGAAACGTAACGGTTCGCCAGAGTTGACGTCTACCAATGATTCTTCCATAACGATCGACAACAATATCTATGACGTAAAAGAAACGATTATCATCGGAATCATACTTACGATCATTGTAGTGTTGTTATTCTTAGGAAGTGTTCGTTCGACTTTGATTACTGGACTTGCACTTCCAAACTCTTTGTTGGGTGCGTTTATACTTATGGCGATTGCTGGTTTTACCGTAAACGTGATGACTCTTTTAGCTCTCAGTCTTGCGGTTGGACTTCTGATCGACGATGCGATTGTAGTTCGAGAAAATATTTTCAGACACAGAGAAATGGGAAAAACTGCGAGAGAAGCTTCTATCGAAGGCACCAAAGAAGTAACACTTGCGGTGATCGCTACTACAATGACAGTGATTGCAGTTTTTATGCCGATCGCATTTATCAGTGGAATTGTAGGACAGTTTCTAAGAGAGTTTGGACTGACAGTATGTTTTGCTCTTCTTATTTCTCTTTATGACGCGCTTACGATTGCTCCTATGTTGTCGGCGTATTTCGGTGGAAAGGTAGGAAATCACGCGCACAATTCTTCTTCTGAATCGATTCCCGAAATTACAACCAAAGCAGTAAAAGGAAAAACAAAAGGTGCTACGACGTTGGAAGAGATCGCTTATTCTAAAATCCGTTCTCAGAATAAGACCTCCAAAGGAATTTTATCCACCGTATTTTCTCCTATCGTGTTTGTTTTAGGAAAGTTAGAGGTAGGCCTAGATTCTATATTAAGTATTTTTAATGTTTTTCAATCTTGGTTGGAAGAAAAATACGCTTCCGTTCTGAAGTTCACTTTAAAAAGGCCTTTTTTTATACTTTCCGGAGCGGTTTTAATTTTCGTAGTCAGTTTGGTTTTGACTAAGTTTATTCCTAAGACGTTCCTTCCGGCTCAGGACGAGGGTAAATTTACTGTGACCTTGGATATGCCGCCAGGAACGTCCTTGGAAAAAATGTCTCAGATTGCTCTACAAGTAGATCAAAAGATTCGTTCTTATAAGGAAATCAAAATTGTTTCTATGTTTAACACGAACCGTAGCACTAATATGTTCGTAGAAATGGTTCCTTCTAAAGATAGGAAGATGAACACAACTCAGTTCAAAGCGTTTCTTCGTAAGGAACTGACAGAATTTTCTTTCGCCAATCCGATCGTAAAGGACGTAGACAATGTGGGAGGAGGACAAAGACCTTTTACTCTAACGGTCAGCGGTCAAAAGAGAGAAGTTGTTGAAGACTATGCTAAGAAGTTGTTCGAACGTCTTCAAAAATCTCCGGCACTTTTAGACGTAGATACAAGTTATAGAACGGGAGCCCCTGAGTTTAGAGTGGTTCCGGATCGGGAAAAGGAAGTACTTTTAGGAGTTCCTGGAACGATCATAGGGTCTGAGTTGAGAACTCTTGTAGAAGGAACCACACCTGCGGTTTATAGAGAAAATGGAGTTGAGTATGATATTCGTGTTCGACTGAAAGATTCTCAAAGAGATTTAAAGGAAAATTTTTATAGTTCCTTTGTGCCTAATTTTAACAACAGACTGATTCCGATTCAAAACGTAGCAAAAGCGGAAGAATCCACCGGTCTTGCAACGATCAATCGTCTCAATCGAAATAAGGCCGTGGAAATTTATGCGGACGTAAATCCTAAAGGTCCTGGAATGGGTGGGGCTATGGAAGAAGTTGCAAAGATCAGTCAGACTGAAATTCCTCTTCCTTCGGGTGTGAAGATCGGATATTCCGGACAAGCGGAAAGTTTTAAAGAGATGGGAGTTTCTATGGCGATTGCAATGGGACTTGGGATCTTATTTATCTACATGGTTCTTGCTTCTCTTTATGAAAGTTTTATTACGCCGATTGCGATTATGCTCGTGTTACCTCTTGCGCTTTGTGGAGCTTTTATCGCTCTTTTTATTACTCAAAAATCCTTGGATATTTTTTCCATGATTGGGTTGATCATGTTGATCGGTGTCGCTACCAAGAACTCGATTCTTCTTGTGGACTTTACCAATCAATTGTTGTCACAAGGTAAAGAAATGAAAGAAGCGATTATCGAAGCGGGAAGAGAAAGATTGAGACCGATTTTGATGACTTCTTTTGCTCTTATCGCGGGAATGTTGCCGATTGCAATCGGCTTGAACGAAGCTTCTCGTCAACGAACGAGTATGGGTGTTGCGATCATTGGCGGATTGATTTCTTCTACGGTTCTCACTTTAGTAGTGGTTCCTGCAGCATTTTCTTATATAGAAAAACTCAATCAGATGGTAAGACGAAATTCACCGAATCCTGATGCGTAA
- a CDS encoding DUF1566 domain-containing protein: protein MANNVRMFFLRIFISSFLFLSSACYLNPVFKDLVSSDEKKEESLVPLLLILSSTAASPPVIQGETIFFPSTGLTWMRCSRGQTYNAASDSCTGFLVSPQYCSSLDNQCNGTSGGTLISGSAFDSCSTFQVSGKSATWRVPTHSELKGIVFCSNGTDLTLSQDNSKTCASSGTSYEAPTIRKDWFPGNPVGSLIEFWSSTSDPQNSAVAWKVNFTNGSTNITSPKNVSGYLRCVSNSR from the coding sequence ATGGCGAATAACGTTCGAATGTTTTTTTTAAGAATTTTTATTTCTTCTTTTTTATTTTTAAGCTCTGCTTGTTATTTAAATCCTGTTTTTAAGGATCTGGTTTCTTCCGATGAAAAAAAAGAAGAATCTTTAGTTCCTTTGTTATTGATCTTGTCTTCGACTGCGGCTTCTCCTCCGGTGATCCAAGGAGAAACGATCTTTTTCCCGTCCACCGGTCTTACTTGGATGAGGTGTTCTAGAGGCCAGACATACAATGCCGCTTCCGATTCTTGTACCGGTTTTTTAGTTTCTCCTCAATATTGTTCTAGTTTAGACAACCAATGTAATGGAACTTCGGGAGGCACTTTAATTTCTGGATCTGCTTTTGATTCTTGTTCCACTTTTCAGGTTTCCGGTAAGTCTGCAACTTGGAGAGTTCCCACTCATTCCGAATTAAAGGGAATTGTATTTTGTTCTAACGGAACTGATTTGACTCTGTCACAAGATAATTCTAAAACCTGTGCTTCTTCTGGAACCAGTTATGAAGCTCCTACAATTCGAAAGGATTGGTTTCCTGGAAATCCTGTTGGAAGTCTAATTGAATTTTGGAGTAGTACGAGTGATCCTCAGAATTCTGCAGTTGCTTGGAAGGTGAATTTTACGAACGGTTCTACAAACATCACTTCTCCAAAAAATGTTTCTGGGTATCTTCGTTGTGTAAGTAATTCTCGTTGA
- a CDS encoding LIC_13076 family protein produces MKNLLSLLYSFLVLFRFGFFTLILFFLYSCTSLELGSVKGGQLITGPQKNSNSDGCKSIGKKHQWYILFGSIPINKINYSEIIPDQNRTYRVSLKTTWLDGILSTFLGIAASVTRKTIDAENCDTKEIVSSKVVPISNPPAEKPEKEVSKIDTTKIKEDYIRQNERQWKEELQERIHASFKEELDNTWNKEVKQSKNLSLLYLKSGEIAKGTVTRMDGEGVRLFYKGKERTFRRSDVQRVRFQD; encoded by the coding sequence GTGAAGAATCTATTGAGTCTTTTATATTCTTTTTTGGTTTTATTTCGGTTTGGATTCTTTACATTGATTCTGTTTTTCTTATATTCTTGTACAAGTTTAGAATTGGGTTCGGTAAAAGGAGGACAGCTTATTACCGGTCCTCAAAAGAATTCTAATTCGGACGGTTGCAAATCGATCGGTAAAAAACATCAGTGGTATATTTTATTCGGTTCGATTCCTATCAATAAGATCAATTATTCGGAAATTATACCGGATCAAAATCGAACGTATCGAGTGAGTTTGAAAACTACTTGGTTGGATGGAATACTCAGTACTTTCTTGGGAATTGCCGCCTCCGTTACTCGTAAAACCATCGACGCAGAAAATTGTGATACTAAAGAAATCGTTTCTTCCAAAGTAGTTCCTATTTCTAATCCTCCAGCTGAAAAACCGGAAAAAGAAGTCTCTAAAATTGATACTACAAAGATTAAAGAAGATTATATTAGACAAAACGAAAGACAATGGAAAGAAGAATTGCAAGAAAGGATTCATGCTTCTTTCAAAGAGGAATTGGACAACACTTGGAATAAGGAAGTAAAACAATCTAAAAACCTTTCTCTTTTGTATTTAAAGTCGGGTGAAATTGCAAAAGGTACAGTGACTCGTATGGACGGGGAGGGTGTACGTTTATTTTACAAAGGTAAAGAAAGAACCTTTCGTCGTTCGGACGTACAAAGAGTTCGGTTTCAAGATTGA